The following are encoded together in the Methylorubrum sp. B1-46 genome:
- a CDS encoding SCO family protein, with amino-acid sequence MSTKIIAVGFCLALAAALPLSMPVGAEPAPAPRSELDAFLWPGTAPPRRLDQHGDRLQPESLRDRLVVVSFVHADCTIACAVRVLDLDKLAQALPAPLRERVTFLSIGTDPARDDPARLRAFAEGLVGKATRLRFLDSDAASTAALAAALRYPPAALPEPPPTILVFDRTGRMAMAYGSDPLDGPRLLQDLTLLETFENGIGRPARGAVRDPA; translated from the coding sequence ATGTCGACGAAAATCATTGCAGTGGGTTTCTGTCTTGCCCTGGCCGCCGCTCTGCCCCTGTCCATGCCGGTCGGGGCCGAGCCGGCTCCGGCGCCGCGCAGCGAACTCGACGCGTTCCTCTGGCCGGGCACCGCGCCGCCCCGGCGGCTGGACCAGCATGGCGACCGATTGCAGCCCGAATCCCTGCGCGACCGGCTCGTCGTCGTGTCCTTCGTCCACGCGGATTGCACGATCGCCTGCGCCGTGCGCGTTCTCGACCTCGACAAGCTCGCGCAGGCGCTACCGGCGCCCCTGCGCGAGCGGGTGACCTTCCTGAGCATCGGCACCGATCCCGCCCGCGACGACCCGGCGCGCCTGCGCGCCTTCGCCGAAGGCTTGGTCGGCAAGGCGACGCGGCTGCGCTTCCTCGACAGCGACGCCGCCTCGACCGCGGCGCTCGCCGCGGCGCTGCGCTACCCACCCGCCGCCCTGCCCGAACCGCCGCCGACCATCCTCGTCTTCGATCGGACCGGCCGGATGGCGATGGCCTACGGCAGCGATCCGCTCGACGGGCCGCGCCTGCTGCAGGACCTCACCCTCCTCGAAACCTTCGAGAACGGAATCGGCCGCCCGGCGCGCGGCGCGGTCCGCGATCCGGCCTGA
- a CDS encoding RICIN domain-containing protein, producing the protein MTRPNPAEGRRRARARRTALFSATMLASGLHSAEAARFGIVVNPVQDPLFAGLQIPDSAPTLGMWSGVREWPLNAIHMGLLPTGKIVSFGTASGKPEIQDGRTFAIWNPYTGLDRNSHVILPGPRRVNSFCGAQAFQADGSLLIPGGIFEDGNDRGSAVLNAAADKVTATTAQLASDRYYSTMLTLPNGQQVIVGGSYPYLGGWADPNGDIGRGWMTGMTPEVYDGTRWRSLFGANSRAAFGPDFNRFWYPRAWIAPNGQVFGISSETMWYLDTAGNGSVRTLPFREAQHEARTAIEAPNVGPNSTAAMYEPGKIIQVGGNAYSNGEGFLSSSRATLIDINGDTPVLTETAPMSTGRSWANATVLPTGQVLVTGGSRYNDRGGGDVVLSSESWDPKTGRWSVGASGAVYRGYHSSALLLQNGALVIAGGGAPGPVVNENAEFYYPPYLFTQVDGRAVLAPRPQILSLTTNRLQYGQTMQFELGSRDEIAEVVLIGLSQVTHSFNFTQRRYPVTFTQTDQTVSLKGPPSGNVAPPGYYQLIAIDRKGVPSPGVILAVGPVAAPPQSTTPIFGTPATPGGTGPIADGGPGTGGPSPGTNPGTDPGTGPGSAPGTDGIPLKAAHSGLCLAVPAGNGNDGAPVTQQACTGTAEQLWRVRATAGGSALVNAASGKCLDMSLARLPAGPGTQVFQWACHGGTNQAWTTRAQGGGNAYISVTANLCLDVLGATPQVGAGTVVWACHGGGNQTFSGTATGGGAGNTAGIPLRAAHSGLCLSVPAGNGNDGAPVTQQACTGAAEQRWRVRATAGGSALVNAASGKCLDVSLLRPPVANGTQVFQWACHGGTNQAWTTRAQGGGNALTTAAAPNLCLDVLGIAPQPGATTAVWACHGGGNQTFSSATLTQ; encoded by the coding sequence ATGACACGACCGAATCCGGCCGAGGGCCGGCGGCGGGCGCGCGCCCGCCGCACGGCCCTGTTCTCGGCCACCATGCTCGCGAGCGGGCTGCATTCCGCCGAAGCCGCCCGCTTCGGCATCGTCGTCAACCCGGTGCAGGACCCGCTCTTCGCCGGCCTCCAGATTCCCGACAGCGCCCCGACCCTCGGCATGTGGTCGGGCGTGCGCGAATGGCCGCTGAACGCGATCCATATGGGCCTCTTGCCCACCGGCAAGATCGTGTCCTTCGGGACCGCGAGCGGCAAGCCCGAAATCCAGGACGGGCGCACCTTCGCCATTTGGAATCCCTATACCGGCCTGGACCGCAACAGCCACGTGATCCTGCCGGGGCCGCGGCGGGTCAACAGCTTCTGCGGGGCGCAGGCCTTCCAGGCGGACGGCTCGCTCCTGATCCCCGGCGGCATCTTCGAGGACGGCAACGACAGGGGCAGCGCGGTGCTGAACGCGGCGGCCGACAAAGTCACCGCCACGACGGCGCAACTGGCCAGCGACCGCTATTATTCCACCATGCTCACCCTGCCCAACGGCCAGCAAGTGATCGTGGGCGGCTCCTATCCCTATCTCGGCGGATGGGCCGATCCCAACGGCGACATCGGCCGCGGCTGGATGACCGGGATGACCCCCGAGGTCTACGACGGCACCCGGTGGCGCAGCCTGTTCGGCGCCAACAGCCGGGCGGCCTTCGGCCCGGACTTCAACCGGTTCTGGTATCCCCGCGCCTGGATCGCGCCGAACGGACAGGTCTTCGGCATCTCCTCCGAGACGATGTGGTACCTCGACACGGCCGGGAACGGATCGGTCCGCACCCTGCCGTTCCGCGAGGCACAGCACGAGGCCCGCACGGCCATCGAGGCGCCGAATGTCGGGCCGAACTCGACCGCCGCGATGTACGAGCCCGGCAAGATCATCCAGGTCGGCGGCAACGCCTATTCCAACGGCGAGGGCTTTCTGTCGAGCAGCCGCGCCACGCTGATCGACATCAACGGGGATACGCCCGTCCTGACCGAGACCGCGCCGATGAGCACGGGACGAAGCTGGGCCAATGCGACGGTGCTACCCACGGGTCAGGTGCTCGTGACCGGCGGCAGCCGGTACAACGATCGCGGCGGCGGCGACGTGGTGCTCTCCAGCGAGAGCTGGGATCCGAAGACCGGCCGCTGGTCGGTCGGCGCCTCGGGCGCGGTCTATCGCGGCTACCACTCCTCGGCCCTGCTGCTGCAGAACGGGGCGCTGGTCATCGCCGGCGGCGGCGCGCCGGGCCCCGTCGTCAACGAGAACGCCGAGTTCTACTATCCGCCCTACCTGTTCACGCAGGTGGACGGCCGCGCCGTTCTGGCGCCGCGTCCGCAGATCCTCAGCCTGACGACGAACCGGCTGCAATACGGCCAGACGATGCAGTTCGAGCTCGGGTCGCGGGACGAGATCGCGGAGGTGGTGCTGATCGGGCTGAGCCAGGTCACGCACAGCTTCAACTTCACGCAGCGCCGCTACCCGGTGACCTTCACCCAGACGGATCAGACCGTCTCGCTCAAAGGCCCGCCCTCCGGCAACGTGGCACCGCCCGGCTATTATCAGCTCATCGCGATCGACCGGAAGGGCGTCCCCTCCCCCGGCGTGATCCTCGCGGTCGGCCCGGTCGCGGCGCCGCCGCAATCGACGACACCGATCTTCGGCACCCCGGCGACGCCCGGCGGGACCGGCCCGATCGCGGATGGCGGCCCGGGGACGGGCGGCCCGAGTCCGGGAACCAACCCCGGAACCGATCCCGGAACAGGGCCCGGCAGTGCGCCGGGCACCGACGGGATTCCGCTCAAGGCCGCGCATTCCGGGCTGTGCCTCGCGGTGCCGGCCGGCAACGGCAACGATGGCGCACCGGTCACCCAGCAGGCCTGCACCGGCACCGCCGAGCAGCTCTGGCGGGTGCGAGCCACCGCGGGCGGTTCCGCGCTGGTCAACGCCGCCAGCGGCAAGTGCCTCGACATGAGCCTGGCGCGCCTGCCGGCAGGCCCCGGCACGCAGGTGTTCCAATGGGCCTGCCACGGCGGCACCAACCAGGCCTGGACGACGCGGGCGCAAGGCGGCGGCAACGCTTATATCTCGGTTACCGCCAACCTCTGCCTCGATGTGCTCGGAGCCACGCCGCAGGTTGGAGCCGGGACGGTGGTGTGGGCCTGCCACGGCGGCGGCAACCAAACCTTCTCGGGCACTGCCACCGGCGGCGGAGCCGGCAACACGGCCGGCATTCCGCTCAGGGCCGCGCATTCCGGGCTGTGCCTCTCGGTGCCGGCCGGCAACGGCAATGACGGCGCACCGGTCACCCAGCAGGCCTGCACCGGCGCCGCCGAGCAGCGCTGGCGCGTCCGGGCCACCGCGGGAGGCTCCGCCCTCGTCAACGCCGCCAGCGGCAAGTGCCTCGACGTGAGCCTGTTGCGGCCGCCGGTCGCCAACGGCACGCAGGTCTTCCAGTGGGCCTGCCACGGCGGCACCAACCAGGCCTGGACGACGCGGGCGCAAGGCGGCGGCAACGCTCTGACCACCGCGGCAGCGCCCAATCTCTGCCTCGACGTCCTCGGGATCGCACCGCAACCCGGCGCGACGACGGCGGTGTGGGCCTGCCACGGCGGCGGCAACCAGACCTTCTCCAGCGCCACTCTCACCCAGTGA
- a CDS encoding GspH/FimT family protein: MSDGARASSRKAAAGFRTATTRRQECGCDGFTLIEMLVTLAILAAAVALGTRSVVLGETARQPGRIADRVAAEIDRLRAEALRTGRTGRLVYDAEAGRFLSSRPGAAPIPAESLHVSVAVPPSSWGAPGEIRLLPDGSASGGRIVLAAPGAGFGATVTVAPLTGRVRREPQP; the protein is encoded by the coding sequence ATGAGCGACGGAGCGAGAGCATCGTCCCGAAAGGCGGCCGCCGGCTTTCGGACAGCGACGACGCGACGACAAGAATGCGGGTGCGACGGCTTCACGCTGATCGAGATGCTGGTGACGCTGGCGATCCTTGCCGCCGCCGTCGCCCTCGGGACCCGCTCCGTCGTCCTGGGCGAGACCGCGCGCCAGCCGGGCCGGATCGCCGACCGGGTCGCCGCCGAGATCGACCGGCTGCGGGCCGAGGCGCTCCGCACGGGCCGGACCGGCCGCCTCGTCTACGATGCGGAGGCGGGCCGCTTCCTCAGCTCCCGTCCGGGCGCCGCGCCGATCCCGGCCGAGTCCCTCCACGTCAGCGTCGCCGTTCCGCCGTCGTCCTGGGGGGCACCGGGCGAGATCAGGCTCCTGCCGGACGGCAGCGCCTCGGGCGGCCGCATCGTGCTTGCCGCGCCGGGGGCAGGGTTTGGGGCGACCGTGACGGTGGCGCCCCTGACCGGCCGCGTGCGCCGGGAGCCTCAGCCGTGA
- a CDS encoding type II secretion system protein has translation MRRAGSGPAQPAETEAGFTIAEVLVAFAVASLGTLIALEIAGMTATGIRRLDTARVSLDEAEGIALRHAAAGPLRPGLSRGAFSDGRAWTLRVTDTRPAFGRMQVPPFFLIEVFRGEPGSEAIYTTLVSGEPDGRS, from the coding sequence ATGCGGCGCGCCGGCTCCGGGCCGGCGCAGCCGGCAGAGACGGAGGCGGGCTTCACCATCGCCGAAGTGCTCGTCGCCTTCGCGGTGGCGAGCCTCGGCACCCTGATCGCCCTGGAGATCGCCGGCATGACCGCCACCGGCATCCGGCGCCTCGACACGGCCCGCGTCAGCCTCGACGAGGCCGAGGGCATCGCCCTGCGCCACGCCGCGGCAGGCCCGCTTCGGCCCGGGCTGAGCCGGGGCGCCTTCTCGGACGGCCGGGCCTGGACGCTTCGCGTCACCGACACCCGTCCTGCTTTCGGCCGGATGCAGGTCCCCCCGTTCTTCCTGATCGAGGTGTTCCGGGGCGAACCGGGGAGCGAGGCGATCTACACCACGCTGGTCTCGGGGGAGCCCGATGGCCGAAGCTGA
- a CDS encoding prepilin-type N-terminal cleavage/methylation domain-containing protein, producing the protein MAEAESEAGFTLIEMIVCLALAALLATLLVGAIRVAGTATAAAGAVATAEEVQSVREHLRRTLGSLTPRRIDGTGPVLQGGPDGLRAAIGADQALERPLDLTVALSGLARGDGRFDLVESRAPLESLPGAVPSGDPAAPSEVLLHGITGLSIRYFGTLKDRTPPTWHPAWQPIGDASGRLPGLVEIRIAFAPRDPRRWTPLVIALGNRR; encoded by the coding sequence ATGGCCGAAGCTGAGTCGGAGGCCGGCTTCACCCTGATCGAGATGATCGTCTGCCTCGCGCTCGCGGCACTGCTCGCCACGCTGCTCGTCGGCGCGATCCGCGTGGCGGGCACGGCCACCGCGGCGGCCGGCGCCGTCGCGACCGCCGAGGAGGTGCAATCCGTCCGCGAGCATCTGCGCCGGACGCTCGGCAGCCTCACGCCGCGTCGCATCGACGGGACCGGCCCGGTGCTGCAGGGCGGGCCGGACGGCCTGCGGGCCGCGATCGGCGCCGATCAGGCCCTGGAACGACCGCTCGATCTCACCGTCGCCCTCAGCGGTCTTGCGCGGGGCGACGGCCGTTTCGATCTCGTCGAGAGTCGCGCGCCGCTCGAAAGCCTGCCGGGCGCCGTGCCCTCGGGCGACCCCGCCGCCCCCTCGGAGGTTCTGCTGCACGGCATTACCGGCCTGTCGATCCGCTATTTCGGGACGCTCAAGGACCGCACCCCGCCGACTTGGCATCCGGCCTGGCAGCCGATTGGAGACGCGTCCGGCCGCCTGCCCGGGCTCGTCGAGATCCGGATCGCCTTCGCCCCCCGTGACCCGCGGCGCTGGACCCCGCTCGTCATCGCCCTCGGCAACCGGCGATGA
- a CDS encoding general secretion pathway protein GspK, translating into MNPSWIGRPGTGQGREGEAGFVLLSVLGILAVVSAILAGALLQVRSGTALTQARGRIVQLQGIADGITRLIAYDLGVRRAYRLAGLDFPEDGTVVACPLGGSRTAFVSLQDQGRLIDLNRTPRPAMEDAFRRLGVPDRTVLAVAAEIVDYRDADDVPEPTGGAERSQYRGRGLPWGPRNAPFASVDEIERLPSMTPDIAAILRPVLTVYNEGGRFDLAALVARLRPSHLDGSLRQAGPVPSPRQYFRMSVVVEQAGTRAGRSAIYALGGTRTGTDFLSWQQASTVTTAAALSHRACATVAAALRAGGPE; encoded by the coding sequence ATGAATCCCTCCTGGATAGGCAGGCCCGGCACGGGACAGGGGCGGGAGGGAGAGGCCGGCTTCGTTCTCCTGTCCGTCCTCGGCATCCTCGCCGTGGTGAGCGCGATCCTGGCCGGGGCGCTGCTTCAGGTCCGCTCCGGCACGGCCCTGACGCAGGCGCGCGGACGGATCGTCCAGCTCCAGGGCATCGCCGATGGGATCACGCGCCTGATCGCCTACGATCTCGGCGTGCGGCGGGCCTATCGTCTCGCCGGCCTCGACTTTCCCGAGGACGGCACCGTCGTGGCCTGTCCCTTGGGCGGCAGCCGGACCGCCTTCGTGTCGTTGCAGGACCAGGGGCGCCTGATCGACCTGAACCGGACCCCGCGGCCGGCGATGGAGGACGCCTTCCGCCGGCTCGGCGTGCCGGACCGGACGGTCCTCGCGGTCGCCGCCGAGATCGTCGATTACCGCGACGCCGACGACGTCCCCGAACCCACGGGCGGCGCCGAGCGGTCGCAATACCGCGGGCGCGGTCTCCCCTGGGGGCCGCGCAACGCGCCCTTCGCCAGCGTGGACGAGATCGAGCGGCTTCCCTCGATGACACCGGACATCGCCGCGATCCTGAGGCCGGTGCTGACCGTCTACAACGAGGGCGGCCGCTTCGATCTCGCCGCCCTCGTGGCGCGGCTGCGCCCCTCCCACCTCGACGGGTCCTTGCGCCAAGCCGGGCCCGTCCCGTCCCCGCGCCAGTACTTCCGGATGTCGGTCGTCGTCGAACAGGCCGGGACGCGCGCGGGACGCTCGGCAATCTATGCGCTGGGCGGCACGCGCACGGGCACGGATTTCCTGAGTTGGCAGCAGGCCTCGACCGTCACGACGGCGGCCGCCCTCTCGCACCGCGCCTGCGCGACCGTCGCGGCCGCCCTGAGGGCGGGCGGCCCGGAGTGA
- a CDS encoding universal stress protein, giving the protein MAYANILVSVDLGGAAADRVRLAAGLARRFEATLTGAAACKVPAPDYVRDIGEIDDEEPHFEEKARAALAQARDLFERSVDAPLRRDWREALAGPITHLVEQARAADLVVVGRRGPEDAAPGALGVSPGPVLMEAARPVLVVPPRVEHLRGARIVVAWKDGLEARRAVSAALPFIREADQVFVASTGEGAHYEGAEDVAGHLARHGASVTTHLLRTVVSDGDEILRFALKQEADLIVMGAYGHTRLREWLFGGVTHEMLQRSPLPCLMCH; this is encoded by the coding sequence TTGGCTTACGCGAACATCCTGGTCTCGGTCGATCTCGGCGGGGCCGCCGCGGACCGCGTCCGGCTCGCCGCCGGCCTCGCGCGGCGCTTCGAGGCGACGCTGACCGGGGCCGCCGCCTGCAAGGTGCCGGCACCGGACTACGTGCGCGATATCGGCGAGATCGACGACGAGGAGCCGCACTTCGAGGAGAAGGCCCGCGCCGCGCTCGCGCAGGCGCGGGATCTGTTCGAGCGCTCCGTCGACGCGCCGCTGCGCCGCGACTGGCGCGAGGCCCTGGCCGGCCCGATCACCCATCTCGTCGAGCAGGCGCGGGCGGCCGACCTTGTCGTGGTGGGACGCCGCGGCCCCGAAGACGCCGCGCCCGGTGCCCTCGGCGTTTCGCCCGGCCCCGTCCTGATGGAGGCCGCCCGCCCGGTTCTGGTGGTGCCCCCGCGCGTCGAGCACCTTCGGGGCGCCCGGATCGTCGTGGCCTGGAAGGACGGCCTAGAGGCGCGCCGGGCGGTCTCGGCCGCCCTTCCCTTCATCCGCGAGGCGGATCAGGTCTTCGTCGCCAGCACCGGCGAGGGCGCCCATTACGAGGGCGCGGAGGATGTGGCCGGCCACCTCGCCCGCCACGGCGCCTCCGTGACGACGCACCTGCTGCGCACCGTCGTCAGCGACGGCGACGAGATCCTGCGCTTCGCCCTGAAGCAGGAGGCCGACCTGATCGTGATGGGCGCCTACGGCCATACGCGCCTGCGCGAGTGGCTGTTCGGCGGCGTCACC